A stretch of DNA from Paramisgurnus dabryanus chromosome 19, PD_genome_1.1, whole genome shotgun sequence:
ttgacTTTAAATTTGCATTTGTGTTTTCGATTTGTTGTattgatttttgttttgtttagcaCTTCTCGGCCAAAGTAGATATGCAATACAGTTatgctataataataataaaatatatttaaaagctgaCAATTATATAACAACATACATGTTTCACATTCTTTCTGGGAAAAGACTATCTATACATCTTGAAGATCATTTGGTAATTAAAAACCTTTGACATATGTGTATTGCGATATTATGTTTCTGTTTTCACGGCATAACTTGCTGCCCTAAAAGACCccctttacatttttatgttattcaGGTCATATTAGGTCCATTCTTCAATGTAGTGTGTGTTGATGTTTTATCAGTAAGGAAaatattaaaggcggggtgcatgatctctgtctggaccttcttttgacagacccgccccacacatacacaacccaggcaatgatgttggttagtagacatggCCCTTACTGCTGAATGGTtgcaagtgtgttttggtactagGCCTGACTCCttttccaaaatgttttttttttcaaaaatcatgcaccccgcctttaacatgCATCTTCTCAACAACTCAACAATTTACTGCACAACGCAAAGCGAGGTGACACGCCACAGTTTGACACATACTTGTTTAAATGCCTAACCCTAAAAATGTTCAATAAACATGCTTTCCATATTTGGCagcacaaacaaaaacaaagtattaaagccGGAGGTTTTGGCTGTAAGAGTCTTTATGATTATATTGATAAATATTTCATATGTAATTTCACTCACCTATGGCATCATCATCCCCCTCTTCCTCACAGATCACCATACGCTCTTCATCACTGGTCACATCTTCACTCACCCGTCTCCGAAACAGATGGTCAGCAGGGCGACGGGGTGGAAACAGACCGTCGTTTTCTAGCTCTCTCTCGTCCACCCTACTCTCCAGATTATGTACAGCGCTCTGGGAAAATGCACGAGGTCGCTGATGCTGCCCTCCGTGACCGTCAGATCGGGGTGAATTCCAGCTGGGCCCTGCTCCTTTGATTTCTGGCCCCTGAGATGCAGGATGGCCCTCTGGGGAGAGCAATGGGTTAATTTTCCATCAATCTCTTTCACACTACCATGCCCTCATAGTTTCACAAGACCAACAAACACCCACGCACAAAAACAAACACCCACACCGACCTGTGCTTTCAGACATGCTGCGCTCGCGAGCTTCTTTGGCCCCTGGAGTTCCCCGGCCCTCAGACAGAGACTTCCTCCTATCTTTGTTACACCATTTCCAATCAGGGTGAGCCCGGAAGTGTGCCTCCTTCACCTATAAAAATGACAAAGATGAGAAACCTCAATTACCAACCAAGCGGAACCCAATTTAAACATCGTGATGATTTGCATTTAGAGTCAACATCTGTAATGTGTCCTCTTTTTATCAGGTAAAAAAATATGGGACGTGACTTGTTTTACTTAATGACTGAATTGTGAAATATGGCCTCTATATGACATGAGATGTTGAAAGATGAAAAACAACAGGGGTTAGGTTTTAGATTACagaagaaaacgtatgctttctTTAGAATAATGTGCACAGATTATATGTTCATAATAACAAAGTGCATTTATAGATTTAATAGGTTGATTAAGCATCATCAGATTCAGTTAAAAACCACTGCAAAACAGATAGTCGAGCACTAATTTAAAaactacactgtcaaaaaatttCCCAAGctatcactggggcagtacccattataaaggtcctaatatgtaccatttaggtaaagAAATTTATCTTTTTGTTACCAATAAGCATCTTTGCGATACTAATCTGAcgtctttaggtgcaaaggtgtcctttttgaaagggtactgccccggGGACAGCTAGGGACAGAAAATTGTGGAGGTACATTTGCATTACTGCTTTTTAATCTAATGTAATATATAACAATATTTTACTCGAATGAGACTGAGTGTACCTGGAAGGCAAGGTCATGATACTTCTGCTTCTCTTTGGGTCCCAGCGCGTACCACCACTCGCCCAGTATTTTACTGACCGTGCGGTTGTCCTGGTTTGGGTGTCGCTGGTGCACGAGCGCACGATGCCGCTTACTAAAGATCATAAAGGCATTCATCGGGCGTCTGATGTGGTCCTTTTCCCTCTTTATGTAGGTGCGAGTGATAATAGAGAAAAAACAGGAATCAGCCATTACTGGTTTGTTTCAAATAGACATGAAAGAGAATCAATGCTTTCATGCATGTTTAGAAGCAGACGAATGCTGTCTGATGATGAGGTATGGATtgaaaacatataaaaaaattgaaatgtaaaatttacCTTCTTGTCACCGTCTTTGGGCAGTGCACTGAGAGACTGTGAGCGTCGCTTCGCACCGGTGGATGGAGAAGAATCTTGGGCTCCACcttgaaaaaaactaaaaacaatAGAAAAAGAGTTATTGTGAAGGAAAAAATGTTTGTAGCCAAAACAATTGAATAAAATAAGTACCCAAAATGTCatgaaataatataaattaaatataaatttattaAATGGGTCATCTTCaaattaaaaagtattttttattaaaattattatttaactatttaacaaattatttaattgaattaatattaatttaatattaatatattaaaaatatatattttttaaatactttacatttgtttcatttaCATGACATTCTGTAAATTTTCATCAAatctttaaatgtataaaatgtgtTAACTATGTTGTAAATCAAAAGAACTTCCTGTTTTTAAGTAATTCATGAATAAagttttcatataaatatattgtaaCTAGGaatgcataacaattaatcgcgattaatccatagcagaataaatgttttggtttacatcacatatgtgtgtgaactgtgtataataattatgtttatataaatatgcacacatttaTGTATAACTTTAAGaatatttaagtatttatatttatatataatagaaattatacataaatatacaaatgtaaacattacttaaatatatttatgcatgtgtgtgcatttatttatacaaatttattataagggatgcaccgaatccaggattcggctgaatactgggctttttgacggggttcgggttcggccgaatcttagattttttttccaccgaaccctaggcttgcgctacaCTGGTCGACGTCATGCAGCCGTgaattacacacatcgggtgctgacatAGAGATAATTTTtggtgagccttaggggcggttcacatttcgtgGAAGCACCTGGAAAAAACTAGCACATCacaccgcatcgctttcattatgaataggcttatggtaattgtcaaaatagtttttcccacttgtcatcctggcataatgttgcctatcctttttttaccgttaaaatcaaataaaatgaaaaatacactgctgtggacgttgtttacttcattattgtgttttactgtgttaatggaataaggatgcgagtaggattcggtattcggttttgGATTCTCAAAaagtggattcggtattcggccgaacccaaaaaaatctggatttgGTGCACCcctatttattatacacagttcacacacacatatgatgtaaacaaaaacttttattcagTTTTAGATAAATTGCAattaatcattatgcatcccttgtaacactttacaataaggttgtattagttaaaatgagtaaatacaTACTAACATGATCAAAAACAATTAACAGTATAGTTGTTCAGCATTAAttattaattcttgttaatgtcAACACAGATAtttatgttagttcatggtgtattaattaatgttaacatttaaatgCCAAAATTAACATATTATTTATGCATTAACTATTTGTTAACAAAGACAaacttattataaagtgttattAATCATCATTGGCCACCACCATTGAAATGGCAGTCAAGAgatgtaaatgtatatatttacagATCATCAGCATCACTCTCTGTCTCACTGTCGCCTCCATCTCTCTCCACGGGTGGATCATCAGCAGAAGGAGGAGGGCAGGTCGGTGAACCTCTCTCTGGTGTTGGTTGGTCAACACGTCCCTCAGACACAAGCGCAACTCCACAGCGTGGTTCTGcattaaattaaatgtgttaactGTAAACACCAATATTTCCATGTgctctgtgttttttttatcaatcaataatgtcaaaatgtcAGTCACATTCATTACATTTACCTTTGCTCTGATTTACAAGTGTTTGGCCGTCTGTAGGTTGCATGGATATTTTTGATTGGCTTGTCTCCAGAAAAGGAACCAATGAATGCCATGGGAAAACCGGTACAGAGCGGGGTTCAACATTGGTCCAGACTATATGCAGAAACAAACAATCCTTTTATACATATGCGACTGTTTCAGAAACCCTACACCCTTCTCTATTCTCCTAAGAGGGAACTGTTAAAACAAACACCTTTCTCTGCCAGAACGTTCCTGTGAGAGTAAAAGCCATTCATTCTTAAGCATCAACCACGATAGATAAGTATGTAACATGGGCATCTGTCATTCCAGTCAACTGTGCATCTCGCGAGTATCACAGAGGACTAATCCCCGTTTTGCTGTGCATGTCTGGACAAGTTCCTGTATTTCATTTCAGACATGCTGCATGTGTCTAAAGAAACACTGACCATGAAAGCATTCTTAACTACATACACCCAGGCAGACACACACCTGCTACTGATCCGCATACCAATTCTGAGCCCCCTTATTTTTTGGAAAGTGTCAGGAGGGAAAACAGaaagtgtctttgtgtccttcAGACAACAAGAGAGCGGATTCTAGGCTGTACAGATAAACTCAGAGTAAAACGTATTTTCTCAAAGGTAACACGTTGTCTTTCTGTTAGAGACAAggtgttagcatgtttagcataAAATTCTTTCTGTGAAAGGCGCATGTGAAagtcattttctaaaaaaaaatagcaGAAAACTCGTAATCTACTCTGATCTTGATTAAATTCCAATGCTTTCTTGATTTTCTGCCATCAGTTCTCTTTCCGTTTCAACCATGCTACAAAGGCACAGAATGCACAAGCCTTGATTAGTGTACATGGTATAAACTCAGTGGATGATTATAGTCAACAATCTTTTAAAATAGGGCTGCACCATATATCGTTTCAGTATCAACACGTATATCTGTGCATCAGCAATAGAACACCTAGAGTAGTTTTTCCTCAAAAGTGACTATTTTGGTTGCCTTTgccagaaaaaaatatagatttaataacATTTCACCTGTAAAAGACACATTGGTAGCTATTAAAACGGTTACAACGATCTGGTCATTTAACAATAGGTATGCAACACCATAACGCAACTATTTTCCTCAAGTTGCCATCCCAGAGATATATGAGAAATGCACATTAATGCAAATTTATTCCTCTCACAAGGAGCTATTTAAGTAATTTGGTGAAGCCATCCAATATTTCACATATTGCAGAAGAGCAAAATAGTCCCCCCCCCAATATTGTGAAGGcctaatttttatattttcaataTTATCTTCCATGGTTCTTACCAGTGCCAGGTCGTCCCATAATGATGTCCTTGCGAGGAGCAGGATGAGGGGACTCAGCTGGTAGGATGAGGGGTAACAGGGCGGTTGGTGAAGGATGGCAAGCCACAGGCTGTGGTAAAGAACCACCACCTGCATCTGCATGGCCACCTGGCTTTCTTTCTTGCTCTTTTCCTCCTGAACCAGATATTGCAAGGACAGGGCCAGTATTAGAGGTAGACACATTTAAAGTGGTGGAGTTTGAATGGGTGGGATGTCCGGGAGCCACAGGTGTCAGTGACTGGGAGGAGGTCACCAAGACTAAGGTGGGCGCAGGATTCCGAAGAAGAACCGCTCCGTTGGTGGTGGCGCCATTAATAGGCACAGGGGCCTGGAGTCCCACAGCTAAGTGAGGATGATGGCTGTGCTCTCTTGAGCGCGAGTTTCCTCTACGACCCAGGGGACCATCGCTGAACTTTGCGAGTGGTACATCTGGATTACGAACAATAACGGGTGAATCGCGCAGAGGAACAATGCGTCGTGAGCTAGGATCCTGTGGCAGGGGTGAGGGTGGTGTGGGGGAAACCAACATGGGGGGAGGGGTAGAGGCAGCAGAGGATGACGGCCGACTTGTGGTGCTCCTCTGTCGAGAAAATGAAAGAGAAGAAGGGGTTGTAGGCTGGCTTTGGGGAGACATAACCCTGAATCCTGCTGCATTCAAACCAAGTGTAGGGTCATTCATCTGGGGATCAGATTTAACATAGTCTGATGCACTGGGTATTGGAGGTGGTGGGGCATCCAGTTTGCGTTTACTGGGGCTCATAGGGACGGTGAATGTCAAATTGGTCTGGAAGGTGGGCACAATGCCGGAGAGGTGGCGCTCTCGTTCAGTGTTGGGGGTGCCCGGGATCTTCGGGCCACTGAGGTGACGAGGGCGGCGAGGGGTCAGAGGTGAAGGTGCTGTGATAGGGCTGAAATTAGCTGGACGAAAGCCAAATAGTGGAGAGGGGGAAGGGGACGGTGCAGGGGAAAATGGTGACTGATTAGATACAGGTGAGAAGGAAGGTGTGCATGAGCGTGAGCTACCAAGTGACACCAGCATATTTGCAGCCTCACACTCATCAAAGTCAAAACGGGACAAATCTCGTGACAGTTCTTGTGGAATGAGAGAGGTCATAACCAGACGTGGCCGAGAGTCCCCTCCACGGCTGCTGGCTTCACTGCTGTCTCGTGAGTTGTCATCCCAGTCATACTCACTGCTGGTACGTCCACCTAAACGCATGTCAGGTGTCAGAGTGCCTGTGCTACTGGCACCACTTCTGTCTCGGCCTACTCCACCTCCAGCTTCCATCTCCTTGGTGCGCATAGAGAGATGGCGGGAACAGTAGCCACGCCTCTGCGACTCTTTTGAGCAGCCCTCACGGGAGCATAGTCTACGCCACTGCTTGCCATTGAACTTTTTGCGGATGCCTGTAGGGGTGCACACCACATCACCTTTCTTGTACCTCTGCTGAGCGGCCGTGAGAGGTGTGCGGGAACGTGATGAAGAGGAAGAGGAGCTAGATCCACCCCCTCCAGAAGCACTGTGTGAATTGGAGCCAGGAGTCTTGTCCAGGGAGGCTCTTGAAGAAATGGGAGGCAGGGGAGGCATTTGGGGTGTGGAGGAAATAACTGCTGCCCCTGTAGCTGAGTCCAGGCCCAAGACTACTGGGGGATGATTTGGATGAGGAGCAAGTTGCAGGTGGGGGGCAATTGGGGTGCTGAGGCCTCTCACCATAGAAAGGTGGGGGTGGGGGTGAGAACTGAGGTAGTTTGGTTTAGAAAGAATGGGTCTATGCTGAGAAGGAACCCCTAGAGCTTTGTTTCCAATGGCTGCAGTGAGGCCACCATCAATGTGCTGGCTAAGACGGCTGACCTCCATGTCCTCCTCTGGAGTGGATGGATGAAGAGGATGATGTTTGTGCCTctccatttctctctctctttctctttcgaAGTGCCTTTGCAAGTCTCTATCTCTCTCGTGATCCTTCTCTCTGCTATGTTCCCAGTCTCTATTTGGAGCTACACTGAGTACAGGGGTGATGGCAGTGCTAACAGTAGAGGATGAAGAAAGGGGTGATGTAAAAGGTACAGAAACAGGATGCAGCAAATTCTCTACTCCATATGATGGCCTGGTCAGCCGAACCACCTCCTGCTCAACTTCCATCTCCTCTCTTTCCTCCCATTCTCTTTCTCTCCCCCTCCTACCACCAATCCCTGGATCAGCTGGCTGGGGGGGCTCTAAATCCCAAGGAGGAACCAAAAGGCGTAGATTCTGTCGTGAGACCCAAACAGCCTGAGCATTGATCCCCCTACCATCTTCCTCTCCACCTCTCCTCTCCTTTCGCTCATCAGATAGATCCTCTCGTAGCTGAACACGGTACGGGAAAGACACAGCAGGATGCTGATCAACTTGAGTGATTATGCCTTCTCTGTACCATTGCTGCACTCCCTCACTCCCCTCATTGCCTCCCCCAAAGGGAATGCAAACTCGTGTGCCTATAGCCACTGGGGCTATTCCAGGAGGGGGTGCATCTAAAATTAGGTCGACAAAATCTGTAGCCACTCGAAAAGGGTACTTGCACATGGTCTTCTCTCCATTTAGCTGCACCTCCACAATCCCATGCTCCTCGCCGACTCTACGTACAACGCCAGCACGAAACACTCCTGACATATCTCGGCCCCGATCGGGAGGCCATCCATCCCCTAATCTAGAGCCCTGTCGTGCCAAAACTCTCTGATTCTTGAGACCCTTGGCAAGGACTCCATCTAAACAAGATGACAGGCTCTCCTGTGATGGTGCTGAAGTGCTATGTGTTTGTGGCTTTTGGGATTTATGGTGAGAATCAAGTCCTGAAGCTGTCCCTTCTAGGTCAGCCGAGTGCTCACTGGCTGTATCTGTGGAGGAACAACGCTGTGGGCTGGATGCGCTTATACCATCCCTCTCTCCTCCCTCAGATGCAGCTCTTACTGTAGGCACAGTTAAACTGTTGTGCGAGTACCCAGCGATGCTGTCTTCAGCCAGCTGGCTTTggctgtgtgtgtctgtgtgtgtagcATAGTCAGCTGGGCCCTGGCTAGCATCAGCACCGTTGTGAGAGCTGCTGTGGCTGCTCTGTGGGGGTGTGTTGGGAGTGCTGGCGTTACCATGGTTTCCAGCAAAGTGCTCAGAAGTGTACTTCTTCTTGGGCACACGGGCCTTAAAAGTGGCCGTCTTGCGACTAGAAGGATTGGGGCTACTGCTGGCACTGGCCGTGCTACTGTTGCTATCGCTCTGTGTTCCGGCTGACTTGGAGCTCCCAGGCCGTTCATCCGCCTTCCCACATACCCCTGCTATGTCACTTTGGATACCCTCCTTTTCTGGAGATCCGCTTCTCACTGGCCCTTCCTGTGATGAGTCAGAATTTGAGGAGATATGTCTCTTGGGAGAGGTAGGTGAAGTTTGGGGTTTTTCTTCTGTTTCTCTCTTATCTTCTTGTGGGCTACAATCTGCTGTCCTTCTCTTAACGCCTTTGGCACGAGTGGAGGGTGGTGACCGTCTCCCTTGTTTTTTGATGGGCTTCATTTTATCTAGCTTTAAGAGTCTTTAATCCTTTTGATTTCTTACGAGTCCCAGCCTTTCAGTTTCTTCCAGTCCGTTTCTCTCTTGCATCCCGCCCCTTCTTTTTTTTCTCCTTTTGCCTGTGTCCCAGCCTCTTCCTGCTCGCTCTGTCCTTTCCTTCTTAAATTAGACCCTGTAATGAAACACAGCGCATAAGAAGGGATCAGTATACAGATGGATCGTTATACAATACTACAATGCTCAATCTGAAAACAAAGCATATGCCAAAATAAATTCCAACACAGCAGCTATCGTTTTATAGCCTAATCAAGTATAAATTTATACAACACTGCTGTATGACATAGATGTTACAACTTACAACACTGAATACTTTGAAAAAGACTGAACACAAAGAAAAGAGCTTGCCCAGACAAGTcacacacacattttggtttCTTGGCTGGATCAGAAGAGGCGGGGGAATTCCTTGTTCAGTGGTATTTCTGTGACTCTAAAGGCTCTCTCACTTGCTCGCTCTTTCAAATGACCTTTTTGCATTTGTTACACAGGCAATCCACTCCTACAGTCCTCATTTCCTGTCACAGCACTACTACACCTCAACGTTCAATGCCATAACATTACAAACTACTACTTAAACATTCTTTCCTCCCACCAAAATAGACCCTTTTCATTTACCATCTAAACTGGTTTCGGTGTGGGCCATGTAACACCTAAACCCAAATATCCTGTTTATCATCACAGACGTTTGCATAAATAAATTTAGACACTTGGATGTCTCAACAACACATTTAGTATTCTACAAGACAATTACAAATAAATCTGAATAAAGTCGAATGTGAATTAAGGTTTgaatatctgaaaatgtacaTTAAGGATGTACGACTGTGTAATATGTTTAATATACTTAAAGATAATTACCGGAATATGAAACATTAGTTATTACTATTTTATAATTAAAGGCCTAAACATGCACAGCCTCTTTTTATAAACTATTAAGATGAAATGAGTCCGTACTGCAAAACTGTCCTATTCTTGTGAGCAGAAACCACACTAACCACACTGCCATTTGCACTGTAATACAACTCTGCCAGCAGAATGCAAATCTTTGATACTATGCAGTACATTACCTtcaacaaaactttaaaacactTCACCAAGTAGGCCTACTACTGAAGAGAATCATAAGTTACAATTTATCTCTTCTGTAGAGTCATGAGAATCGTATTTAGGAAATTTGGGAATGGGAACTATTCCAATGCATATAAGATAAAGTGTAAATAAGTCAAGTTTAAACTACTGGACAATCACTCCACCCTTGTTGGTCTTTCAACTGCATACACAAACTTGCTGACCCTTATTAACTAATTGTAACAACTCATTGTTATTATCACGTACCAGTTGCATACTAAGGTTTCCACGCAACGAAGATACTCCAGATAAACTTATTCAACTCAGAAGCAGCTTCCCCAAAAAACTCACCCTTAAACAAAGTCCCTTGTTTGCTATAAACAATGGCACTGCTGTCGTCAACTTGCGAAAGTTTTTGCTGAGTAGTGCACCGCCGTATCTGTGTCAAGCGCTTTTATTGGTCGTAGTGCTCTACTCTACGCTTACAACCACCTACTACACAGTCGAGTGGCGCAGGCCTCCTCCATAACACAAGGCCGCAGAGCAAATTTCCCGTCTCCCTCAGGCTCCTAAATCGAGGGTGACGCTGTACATAACATTAATGGATATGTGTCAAACACATAATATTTACCGTAAACAACTAAAAGTCATAATAACTAaggaaacatttacattaaaatacaatgtAAAAGATTTGCACGTATGCGCTTCACGGTGACAACATCAAAGCAGCCGCGGGCTTTAATCCGCGACGCAACATTTTAACCGATCGAAAattgtttcatttttattatttattttttagaggATACAATGTTTCGTCAACAGGAAGAGAACAGGCCCGCAAAAAAGAAGGACCGACATTGGGAGAGGGAGTGTGCCACATTTAGGGAAATGTCCaagttaaaatataaaaaaatcgccTTGATTTGCTCTAAACAACTTTTGATCCGAGTAGTGACAGTCAAAAAACGGCAAACGAATAGATAGAAGTAATTCGTTTACACTGTGGCTGTAGTGTCAGTCAAATATTTTCTGTAAGAAAAGTTTTTAGGCTGACTGTGCAcctccacccctcccttttAATGAATGTTAAAATGCACACCACCATTTTATTCAATCcggaaaaaatattaataactaACAGTGAGATACTGTAGATAACAATGACAGCCGTTTCACAGGATCCGCGTCGTATAGAAACACAGCATTAAAAATATAGGCAGATCACTGCAGGCTTGCAGACGGTAGATTTGTAGCAAAGGTTTCAACTCACCTTACAAATATGTACAGTGTCGTCGAAATAACGTCGATGCGACAAACGAAACGGATGAAACCACGGAATACCCGAGACTGGTTTTGCAAAGACTGTTTTTCTTCCGCAAAGCCTCCCGAATGAGAAAAAGTCCGGCCGTTTAGGTTCCAGGCTACTCTACAGACGCAAAATGGTGAATGAAGCACTAAGCCTGACAACTAAGACCCTCAGCCAATCAGAGTTCACAAAAGGGTACAGTAACCAATTGGAAACGCGGCAACGTTGATGAGGGTGGAGCTATCTGTCAAAGTTCTACTGATTGACGCGTCGTTCCAACGAATCACGTTATGGGAAAACAAGAAACAGCTGGTCGATTCTGAAACCCATCATCCAATGAGAATTAAAGGGAGGGCTGATAGAAGGGAGTAGGTGGGCGAAATCGAGAATATTAACACTACACACTTATCTACTATTAACCAAGAAAACGCTAGCAGACGTTCGCGTATCTTCACAAATACGCGCAAATGCTTATAAACTTTTAGGTGACGTGTTAAAATAAACTCGTGAGGAAATTCTGATAGCAAATCAAATAAGACACATTACGTAAaccaactacaaattaaaataaataactgaaattatatatactttttaaaacGTCATTTGATCAGAAAATTGTATTCAACTTcacaaaatactttttttatgtgttttatacCTTAACAAATCCAACGAATCGCAGAGCTCCTGCAGACTCATTATGACGTCACCTGAAGTCTTAAACCCGCCTCTCACATCTAACATACGAAGATAAAAGTCCAACGTCACCGAATTAGCCTGTGATTGGTCAAGCTGTGGGGGTCTCCAGGCCAATGACCAAGCTATGTGATGAGCTCATTATGCCTGTTGCCATCACTGCAACCAAACAGCAAGGGTCAAGAATAATTTAGTCAAAATAAGAAATTACAATGCAATGACACAGAGTGTGCCAGATATACATTTCTGCAAtgcaaattca
This window harbors:
- the cica gene encoding protein capicua homolog, with protein sequence MKPIKKQGRRSPPSTRAKGVKRRTADCSPQEDKRETEEKPQTSPTSPKRHISSNSDSSQEGPVRSGSPEKEGIQSDIAGVCGKADERPGSSKSAGTQSDSNSSTASASSSPNPSSRKTATFKARVPKKKYTSEHFAGNHGNASTPNTPPQSSHSSSHNGADASQGPADYATHTDTHSQSQLAEDSIAGYSHNSLTVPTVRAASEGGERDGISASSPQRCSSTDTASEHSADLEGTASGLDSHHKSQKPQTHSTSAPSQESLSSCLDGVLAKGLKNQRVLARQGSRLGDGWPPDRGRDMSGVFRAGVVRRVGEEHGIVEVQLNGEKTMCKYPFRVATDFVDLILDAPPPGIAPVAIGTRVCIPFGGGNEGSEGVQQWYREGIITQVDQHPAVSFPYRVQLREDLSDERKERRGGEEDGRGINAQAVWVSRQNLRLLVPPWDLEPPQPADPGIGGRRGREREWEEREEMEVEQEVVRLTRPSYGVENLLHPVSVPFTSPLSSSSTVSTAITPVLSVAPNRDWEHSREKDHERDRDLQRHFEREREREMERHKHHPLHPSTPEEDMEVSRLSQHIDGGLTAAIGNKALGVPSQHRPILSKPNYLSSHPHPHLSMVRGLSTPIAPHLQLAPHPNHPPVVLGLDSATGAAVISSTPQMPPLPPISSRASLDKTPGSNSHSASGGGGSSSSSSSSRSRTPLTAAQQRYKKGDVVCTPTGIRKKFNGKQWRRLCSREGCSKESQRRGYCSRHLSMRTKEMEAGGGVGRDRSGASSTGTLTPDMRLGGRTSSEYDWDDNSRDSSEASSRGGDSRPRLVMTSLIPQELSRDLSRFDFDECEAANMLVSLGSSRSCTPSFSPVSNQSPFSPAPSPSPSPLFGFRPANFSPITAPSPLTPRRPRHLSGPKIPGTPNTERERHLSGIVPTFQTNLTFTVPMSPSKRKLDAPPPPIPSASDYVKSDPQMNDPTLGLNAAGFRVMSPQSQPTTPSSLSFSRQRSTTSRPSSSAASTPPPMLVSPTPPSPLPQDPSSRRIVPLRDSPVIVRNPDVPLAKFSDGPLGRRGNSRSREHSHHPHLAVGLQAPVPINGATTNGAVLLRNPAPTLVLVTSSQSLTPVAPGHPTHSNSTTLNVSTSNTGPVLAISGSGGKEQERKPGGHADAGGGSLPQPVACHPSPTALLPLILPAESPHPAPRKDIIMGRPGTVWTNVEPRSVPVFPWHSLVPFLETSQSKISMQPTDGQTLVNQSKEPRCGVALVSEGRVDQPTPERGSPTCPPPSADDPPVERDGGDSETESDADDLFFQGGAQDSSPSTGAKRRSQSLSALPKDGDKKREKDHIRRPMNAFMIFSKRHRALVHQRHPNQDNRTVSKILGEWWYALGPKEKQKYHDLAFQVKEAHFRAHPDWKWCNKDRRKSLSEGRGTPGAKEARERSMSESTEGHPASQGPEIKGAGPSWNSPRSDGHGGQHQRPRAFSQSAVHNLESRVDERELENDGLFPPRRPADHLFRRRVSEDVTSDEERMVICEEEGDDDAIDDAFAEGSIDLKCKERVTDSDDDNDHADEADCKRPFHPVHSSLAFSPGKDGLENMEKKKRRGMEGAEQENGGPREGKGREGGLMGGGGGGQVPPHPNSTPVASMSATLPRGAEMYHAQGPVRMAPTIVTNVVRPITSTPIPIASKPADGSVLPFDGKSKLLIGAGGAAGAGYISSSSPKPNSQGSLVTGLVLGGPFSNQPTVQLITPSHPTPCNGTAGNSAVPLPIIHPQFLPAASITTSSGGKPVTQVQYILPTLPATTNPNSPSSQQPSGVLALTNAPPTHVTLANGVHSGAGHGIRYASVPAVGGVSPVGGVQAQSPVLQSKMLVPMATVGTGSTPPQPISLVGPPLPVQNGAQPGSKIIQIAPMPVVQANVHPGGSVHTGSSFPVSMATAAVMASGPTPPQTVLLTPPPTRITYVQSTPGVATPLPLGSTPAVSSAQQAPSPAGPSFLQSPMATLGFTAIAPAGQTLVQPIVASQPPFLAPCPTPSGPSQPAQSSTATRQLVTAIYPTGSHTGGVVSVTAVPHSSASSASTPVTSSSPQIKTSNATAQQADAQIQSQENMQMEGERGPESRKDTETEREQIMSKDGHQIPSSGVEEAVQPTGTSHTYTGQQCEGKDDGNKWSKTEREYERNTEGVSSQTERAERMSALEEETETQAETNSKDAGRRDACALDPPPPPVQTDTPSTKKTKFRPPPLKSTTDAADKVLFGSSFEERLAELPEFKPEDILPSPNLQSLATSPRAILGSYRKKRRNSTDLDSADDPSSPRRKSRRLSSCSSEPNTPKSAAKCEGEIFTFDRAVGETEHILEVPPSSLRRMLDQRRVLVMQLFQEHGFFPSAQATAAFQSRYSDTFPNKLCLQLKIREVRQKIMQTAGSSDVLGPGVSDPASTPGSSNPAPRENSEPEERGRNSEEPKKDAGDPQDAK